The region CGCCAAAGACGTAGTCATTAAACCCGCATTCTTTTTTCCATCTTTGCAGTGCTTGCACCGTCATACTGGGGAGGGCGACAACTCGCTCTTTATTTCCCTTACCCATCACGCGCAAAGTTTTCTGTGGAATCTGCACGGAATCCCAGCGCAAGTTGCAAGCCTCGCTAATACGCAGTCCGCCTCCGTACAAGAGCAAGAACAAAACTTTCTCTTTCAAGGGGGCTGCATCCTTACCATCAAATGTGTGCAGCACCGCTAACGCTTCATCAACACTTAGAAAGTGGGGGAGTTTTCGGGGTACTTTCGGGCAAGTCACCTGCAGGGAAAGGTCTCTTTCCAGAAGGTCTTCCACGACGTAGGCCCAGTGAAAAAAGCTCTTCAGAGTCGCTGCTTTTCGGTTCCTTGAGGCCAAGGAAAGTGTTGCCCAGCGGTTGAATGCAGCCCTAACTGCCCCCATCAACTCGGCCTCTGAATATGAGGTTTGCTTCGATTGTGAGGATTTATCCAATTCGAAAGCCTGCTGCAAATCGAGGGTATAGTGCTTGATTGTGAGGGGGGAGGCTGACTTTATAAAAGTCATATATTTCAGATATTTATCTATGTTTTCGGAGAGCTTAAACAACTTGCTCATAAGCACCCTAAAGTACCGGCTCCGGTCATGGCGGATAAAAAAAATATAACGCCATGCATTTTTTTTATTGAAAAAGGTACAGGACTAAGGTTATAACTCAATGCGTCGGGAGCGTCTCACACTGAGTCATTCAAAATGAGACAGCGCCCAAAACTATTTAGAAGAACGTTACCGAAAGGTGGAGCCATGAACGATAACAATTCTACGATCCTGCCCTCTTCTCAGAATGCTAACCAAATCATGTGGAATACAAACACAACTTCCAAAGTGATGGAAAACAAGACCATCGTCTACCAATCCGAAGTTATGGGTAACTTGATGAAGATGATCGACCGCGTAGCTCCTTCTGCGGCAAACATCTTGGTACTTGGTGAGTCAGGTACTGGTAAAGAGTTGATCGCTCGTTCAATCCACGAACGTTCAAACCGTAAAAACAAACCATTCATCGCGATCAACTGCGGCGCTCTTCGTGAAACTTTGCTTGAGTCTGAGTTGTTCGGTCACGAAAAAGGTTCATTCACTGGTGCTTACAACCGTAAAATCGGTTTGGCTGAAGCAGCTAACGGCGGGACATTGTTCCTAGATGAAATCGGTGAACTTGATCCAGCTATCCAAGCAAAACTTTTGCGCTTCATCCAAGAAGGCGAAATGTTCCGCGTAGGTGGCAAAGAGCCAATCAAAGTAGACATCCGTTTGATCTGTGCGACGAACCGTGAGTTGGACCAAGAAGTTGTTCGCGGTAACTTCCGTGAAGACTTGTTCTATCGTATCAACACGATCGTAGTAAGTGCTCCGCCACTTCGTCGTCGTAAGGAAGACATCCCTTCATTGGTGAATCACTTCCTTAATAACTCTCAACATGCATACTTGAACCGCGGTCGTTCAGTTTCTGAAGACGCGATGAAAGTTTTGATGAAATACGAATGGCCAGGTAACATCCGTGAACTTCAAAACGTATGTGAGCGCCTTCAGATTTTGTCTGACGGTCACATGATCATGTTGAACGATCTTCCAGAGAACATCAGAAACCCTGAGACTCAAAAAGACGTGATCGAATACGATCCAAACATGACTTTGCATGATCTTGAAAAACGTTACATCTTGAAGGCTCTTCAGCACTTCGGTGGTAACAAAACTCAAGCTGCTAACAACTTGGGTATCACGATCAAGACACTTTATAACAAACTTCATGAGTACGGCGAGTTCGAAAAATTCGCAGTTCACACGAAACCAGTGAAGTAGTCTGTTTACACTCCGGCTCTGCCGGAGTAACTCTCCAAAATTCAAATAACGTTCTAAGGCCTGTCGGGGTTCCTCTCTCTTCCCTCGACAGGCCTTTTCTTTTTCCCTTAGGGAACTGTTGCCTGGCGGCGGAGATTGTCTCTGTTTAAGACATAGACACCTCGGTGTGAGTTTATTTCAATCTGAGGGTGGTCTGGATTCTGCTTTGTTAGTTGGTGTTGAAAAACTAACTTTTTGCCCCTGAGGGCGTAGCAAGGTGGAATTATGAAATCATTCAAAGTTATGATCGCTATGGCAGCTATCACTTTCTGTGGTTCAATCTCGATGGCGATTTCTGCAGAACAAAGAGAACAATGTCTTTCGATCATGTTGAGAGAATCACTTCCAACGACTCAAGGTATTTCTCAAGACCAAGTTGATATGCTTAGAAGAGCTTGTAACTCCAGTATGATGAACGACGGCCGCGAATACGCAGGTTGTATGCTTCAACTTCAACGTGCGGGTGTGCCAGTTGGAACCAATACAATTGTACCAAGCCAAAAAGCCGTGACGGGCGCAGCACTTTGCTCTCAAGGCACTAACTTCGAATTGAACACTTGTATTGCAAATCAAGTTCAAGCGTATAAAGCTAGAGGTTATAGCTCTCAAAATTCAGCTTACCAAATTGCTCAGCAAGCTGCTCAGGACTGCCGCTCTTATTCTCCGGCTTTGATTTCTAATTTACTAACAAACGGCGCTTCATATTCTCAAACGAAATCAAATGAACAAATCGTTCAAGAGTCTATTGAGGACCTAGCGAAATACACAAACGATCCATCATACCGTAAACCAATGGGCTACCAAGGTGGCAGCAGTGCTTCTTCCGTTTCGCAAGTTCCACAACGCCGTCATCAAGTAGCTGTTCCGGTGCAACAAGCTCAACCAGAGACAAGTTCTATGGGCACAACTTCTTCAATGACGGATCTTCCAGAAGTTGAATAGTTAGATTTTCGCGACGGCCGCTTTGATGTCGGCAAGATCGTGATACAAGCCAAAACCGAATCTTAAACGTGAACCCCGGGAGTCTGTCAGAAGGCCCCGGGTTTTCATTTTTTTAACCAGATCCGTTGTAACTTCTGTCGATGGCAGATCAAATGTTAGAAAATGCCCATGATTTTTAAGGTCGGTCGCTATCAGGGTTTGGCGGTTCACCAGAGGGTGTCCTGACTTTTCGACCTCTTCCAAAAACCATTTTTGGCTTTGTTGCACGACTTCGTGAATTCTCGTGATCGTTAAGCCTTCGTCTTTGAACTTTTCCAACGTCGCGATCAATCGATACATCGCTGAAAAATCCATGGTGCTTCCAGCATACTGAAAGGCATCTGTCGGATATCCAACTTCATTGCCGATTGCCGAAAGTTTGGAAAGCTCCGCAAACCAACCGGTGTACATAGGACGGTGTCGAGTCGCGGGTGGAACATACAAAAAGCAGCAGCCCTCGCCACCCTGAGCATATTTGTAAGATCCGGCTACGTAAAAAACGCGATCTTGAATAGGCTTCAAATTCAAAGGTACGGCCATAAAGGAGTGATACCCATCAATCACGAACGGACATTCTGAAGGAGCATCTTTTACTAGTCTTTCAACATCGCAAACCAATCCTGAATTAAAAAACACATGACTTACAAAGATCAAATTCCAATCGGCCGATTCCATCGCTTGTTCAAAACGTTCATGGAAAGTATCAAAGGGGAGAGTTGGAATTTTTACGACCTCAAATTGAGGAAGTTCGGACAGACGATTGATCTGACGATCGAAAGAATAAAATTCCGAGTCAGTCGTCAATACTCGAATTTTCTGATTCCAGTCCAGCGAACTTAAAAGGCGGAATACAATTTCATGAGTGTTGGGAGCAAATACCAGCTGCTGCGGGTGAGATATATTTAAAATCTCGGCAATAAGGCGTTGCGCCTGCGGTACTTTTACCGAAAAGATATGATTCCATTTATCATCAACGTGTTTTGCAGAATCGTCCCAATACTGAAGTTGAGCTTCGCGGCTAATATCTGCCCAATAATGGTGGCTATGGCAAGCAAAGTGGAGCAGGGTGGGGTTCGCTTCAATGAATCGACGGTAGAGATGTTTGTACATGAAGCGATGATAATAAAAAAGGGAGTCGTTGACTCCCTTTTTTTGATTGCGATGTGCAATTAGATACTAGAAGTAACCTTCGTCATCGCCTTCTTCGTCGTCTTCTTCATCATCTTCGTCTTCATCGTCAGACTTGTCTTGCAGGTCGTCTTCAGATTCTTCGTCTTCCATGTCTTCGAAAGAGTCGTCAGAAGATTCACCTTCTTCAGATTCTTCGTCGTCATTCCACTCATCATCAGAAGATACAGCTTCGTCTTCGATTTCAACCATTGAATCCATTTCTGCTTCGTCGTCGAAGTCAGAAGTCATTTCAACTGGAGCTACGGCTGCAACTGGTTTTACTTCTTTTTCAGCTTTCGCCTTTGGAGCTGCGGCTTTTTTTGGAGCCGTTTTTTTTGCTGCAGGTTTTTTAGCGGCTTTTTTAGGAGCTGCTTTCTTTGCAGTCGCTTTTTTAGGAGCAGCTTTTTTAGCTGGTTTAGCAGCTTTCTTAGTTACTTTTTTAGCAGCTTTTTTTGGAGCCGCTTTTTTCGCTGGTTTAGCAGCAGCTTTTTTAACTGCTTTTTTAGCTGGCTTCGCAGCTTTTTTAGTTACTTTTTTTGCTGGTTTTGCTTTTGCTTTTTTCTTTGCCATGGTGGTGCTCCCTCGAGGTAGTCGTCTATAGAAAATCCAATGCCTTCATAGACTAACTAGGTTTGGCAGGTCAGGCAATTCAAAATAGAATCTCCACATTTGGTCTGGTTTTCAGAGGGAAAACTGTCTTTCATTACGGAAAATAAAGGTCGAACAAAAGTTTTTATTCGAAGGACTCATGGGATTGAAGCGACGGAAGGTGCACGCCGGGGAGGGGTG is a window of Bdellovibrio sp. SKB1291214 DNA encoding:
- a CDS encoding tyrosine-type recombinase/integrase, which encodes MSKLFKLSENIDKYLKYMTFIKSASPLTIKHYTLDLQQAFELDKSSQSKQTSYSEAELMGAVRAAFNRWATLSLASRNRKAATLKSFFHWAYVVEDLLERDLSLQVTCPKVPRKLPHFLSVDEALAVLHTFDGKDAAPLKEKVLFLLLYGGGLRISEACNLRWDSVQIPQKTLRVMGKGNKERVVALPSMTVQALQRWKKECGFNDYVFGEEPLVQRTAYEMVRQSGQRAGLLKPLHPHALRHSFATHLLSSGANLRTLQEMLGHESLQATEKYTHLGIDQLARTMEALHPLGKGK
- a CDS encoding sigma-54 interaction domain-containing protein, which encodes MNDNNSTILPSSQNANQIMWNTNTTSKVMENKTIVYQSEVMGNLMKMIDRVAPSAANILVLGESGTGKELIARSIHERSNRKNKPFIAINCGALRETLLESELFGHEKGSFTGAYNRKIGLAEAANGGTLFLDEIGELDPAIQAKLLRFIQEGEMFRVGGKEPIKVDIRLICATNRELDQEVVRGNFREDLFYRINTIVVSAPPLRRRKEDIPSLVNHFLNNSQHAYLNRGRSVSEDAMKVLMKYEWPGNIRELQNVCERLQILSDGHMIMLNDLPENIRNPETQKDVIEYDPNMTLHDLEKRYILKALQHFGGNKTQAANNLGITIKTLYNKLHEYGEFEKFAVHTKPVK
- a CDS encoding aminotransferase class V-fold PLP-dependent enzyme yields the protein MYKHLYRRFIEANPTLLHFACHSHHYWADISREAQLQYWDDSAKHVDDKWNHIFSVKVPQAQRLIAEILNISHPQQLVFAPNTHEIVFRLLSSLDWNQKIRVLTTDSEFYSFDRQINRLSELPQFEVVKIPTLPFDTFHERFEQAMESADWNLIFVSHVFFNSGLVCDVERLVKDAPSECPFVIDGYHSFMAVPLNLKPIQDRVFYVAGSYKYAQGGEGCCFLYVPPATRHRPMYTGWFAELSKLSAIGNEVGYPTDAFQYAGSTMDFSAMYRLIATLEKFKDEGLTITRIHEVVQQSQKWFLEEVEKSGHPLVNRQTLIATDLKNHGHFLTFDLPSTEVTTDLVKKMKTRGLLTDSRGSRLRFGFGLYHDLADIKAAVAKI